In one Trichlorobacter lovleyi SZ genomic region, the following are encoded:
- a CDS encoding tRNA-dihydrouridine synthase family protein: MANETILLAVQAIVSARLINILIGYSDPQQIFSLLPLFESGGVDFLVLHPRTVLQEYKGLADHGITTRVVQETGLPVIANGDVRTVEDGLRVLEQTKAAGLMLGRGAIADPLLFQRLRAGRPDQPERAARAAMLRHYLAGLLERYQGIFCGEQQILGKVKSVFATMDDPDFAKQIKGLKKARTIRQFADLVVQLT; the protein is encoded by the coding sequence TTGGCAAATGAGACCATACTGCTTGCAGTCCAGGCGATAGTATCTGCCAGGCTGATAAACATCTTAATCGGGTACAGCGACCCGCAACAGATCTTTTCACTGCTGCCCCTGTTTGAGTCTGGCGGGGTGGATTTCCTGGTGCTGCATCCCCGCACCGTGCTGCAGGAATACAAAGGATTGGCCGACCACGGCATTACAACCCGGGTGGTGCAGGAAACCGGCCTGCCGGTGATTGCCAACGGAGATGTACGGACAGTAGAGGATGGGCTGCGGGTGCTGGAACAGACCAAGGCGGCCGGTCTGATGCTGGGCAGGGGTGCCATTGCCGACCCGCTGTTGTTCCAGCGGCTACGGGCAGGCAGGCCTGATCAGCCGGAGCGGGCTGCACGGGCTGCCATGCTGCGCCACTACCTGGCCGGACTGCTGGAACGCTATCAGGGGATATTCTGCGGAGAACAGCAGATTCTGGGCAAGGTCAAGAGCGTGTTTGCCACCATGGATGATCCTGATTTTGCAAAACAGATCAAAGGGCTTAAAAAGGCCCGCACGATCAGGCAGTTTGCAGACCTAGTAGTCCAGCTGACCTGA
- a CDS encoding 4Fe-4S dicluster domain-containing protein has product MVKPTTARISQLLFLALFLLLFLQTEYRGHDQINAAVNSFFRADPLVLFSYLLAAKSWTWLLLPAVLMTLATLLLGRFFCGWICPLGTLLDLLTPKQRSTRPVLWLAGNLKYWLLLPLLSASLFNLNLAGLLDPIAILLRGLTFFFYPLLGLSAREGWVRLYGLIGEQRDSLAPAYGLLKNYLLPFRETLYPLAFASALLLVLIILLERLETRAWCRHLCPLGTLLGWLGRFSPFKRIPPGLCADCGQCRELCPTTFDQGSLNREECILCMECEQGCPNQRISFRPSWPLQLSEPVLPQRRLLLGGLAGGLLLAVPTRFRSPEKEAGLLRPPGVRDEGDFLKKCVRCGECMKVCLKNALYPAAWQAGVDGIYTPLLIPRLGYCEYNCTLCGQVCPTGAIPNLAVEEKKRQVIGKAVFDKNHCLPFARKTDCIVCEEHCPIPDKAIRSREVRVMGLDGVMKTVKEPYLVEEICNGCGICENVCPVETRAGIKVHVVRNRAPITEEASGQLDY; this is encoded by the coding sequence TTGGTGAAACCGACCACGGCCCGCATAAGCCAGCTGCTGTTCCTGGCACTGTTTCTGTTGCTGTTCCTGCAGACCGAGTATCGTGGCCATGACCAGATCAATGCCGCCGTCAACTCCTTCTTCCGGGCTGACCCGCTGGTGCTGTTCAGCTACCTGCTGGCAGCCAAGTCCTGGACCTGGCTGCTGCTGCCTGCGGTTTTGATGACACTGGCCACCCTGCTGCTGGGGCGTTTTTTTTGCGGTTGGATCTGTCCGTTGGGAACCCTGCTGGATCTGCTGACGCCCAAACAACGCTCCACCAGGCCGGTCCTCTGGCTGGCTGGCAACCTGAAATACTGGTTGCTGCTGCCGCTGTTGTCTGCCTCGCTGTTCAACCTGAATCTGGCCGGGCTGCTTGATCCGATCGCTATCCTGCTGCGGGGGCTGACCTTCTTTTTCTACCCCCTGCTGGGGTTGAGCGCCCGTGAAGGCTGGGTACGCCTGTACGGGCTGATCGGTGAACAGCGCGACAGTCTGGCGCCAGCCTATGGCCTGCTGAAGAACTACCTGCTGCCGTTTCGTGAGACCCTCTATCCCCTGGCCTTTGCCTCTGCCCTGCTGCTGGTGCTGATCATCCTGCTGGAACGGCTGGAGACCCGGGCCTGGTGCCGTCATCTCTGCCCGCTGGGCACCCTGCTGGGCTGGCTGGGACGGTTCTCCCCCTTCAAACGGATTCCACCGGGTCTGTGTGCCGATTGCGGCCAGTGCCGTGAACTCTGCCCGACGACCTTTGATCAGGGAAGCCTGAACCGGGAGGAGTGTATCCTCTGTATGGAGTGTGAGCAGGGCTGTCCCAACCAGCGGATCAGCTTCCGGCCCTCTTGGCCGCTGCAGCTGTCCGAACCGGTTCTGCCGCAGCGCAGGCTGCTGCTGGGGGGACTGGCAGGGGGACTGCTGCTGGCGGTGCCGACCCGTTTCCGGTCGCCTGAAAAGGAGGCCGGTCTTTTGCGTCCGCCCGGCGTACGGGATGAGGGCGATTTTCTGAAGAAATGTGTCCGCTGCGGCGAATGTATGAAGGTCTGCCTCAAGAACGCTCTGTATCCGGCTGCCTGGCAGGCTGGAGTCGATGGTATCTACACTCCACTGCTGATCCCCCGTCTAGGCTACTGCGAATATAACTGCACCCTCTGCGGTCAGGTCTGCCCCACCGGCGCCATTCCCAATCTGGCTGTTGAGGAGAAGAAACGGCAGGTGATCGGCAAGGCGGTCTTTGATAAAAACCACTGTCTGCCTTTTGCGCGTAAAACCGACTGTATTGTCTGCGAGGAACATTGCCCGATACCGGACAAGGCGATCCGTTCCCGCGAGGTGCGGGTGATGGGGCTGGATGGGGTGATGAAAACCGTGAAGGAGCCGTATCTGGTGGAGGAGATCTGTAACGGTTGCGGCATCTGCGAAAACGTCTGCCCGGTGGAGACCCGGGCCGGAATCAAGGTGCATGTTGTCAGGAACCGGGCGCCGATTACGGAGGAGGCGTCAGGTCAGCTGGACTACTAG
- a CDS encoding DUF362 domain-containing protein — protein MDRRTFIKSAGAATVLAPVLVQELLAATEMSLVAVAEGTDYPAITRRAINAVGGMKRYVKAGDLVVVKPNMGWDRSPEFAANSHPLVVRAVVEECLAAGARKVKVFDHTCNDPRRCYVNSGIEKALKGLKGVECKQIEPERFRMTALKGQFLKEWELYDEALAANVFINLPVAKHHGLSRLTLGLKNIMGVMGGNRGFTHRNLAVALADVNSHLRSHLTIIDATRILTAHGPQGGNLADVKVLNKVIASADIVAADAYATTLFGLKPADIAVTVAAHKRGLGQMNLDRIKVVKA, from the coding sequence ATGGATCGCCGTACCTTTATCAAGAGCGCAGGGGCAGCAACGGTACTGGCACCGGTGCTGGTGCAGGAACTGCTGGCTGCAACGGAGATGTCACTGGTGGCGGTGGCCGAAGGGACTGACTACCCGGCCATTACCCGTCGGGCTATCAACGCGGTGGGTGGTATGAAACGCTATGTCAAAGCCGGGGATCTGGTGGTGGTCAAGCCCAACATGGGCTGGGATCGCTCGCCGGAGTTTGCCGCCAACAGCCACCCGCTGGTGGTGCGGGCCGTGGTGGAGGAGTGTCTGGCAGCCGGCGCCAGGAAGGTCAAGGTCTTTGACCATACCTGCAATGATCCGCGGCGTTGCTATGTGAACAGCGGTATTGAAAAGGCGCTGAAGGGGCTTAAAGGGGTGGAGTGCAAACAGATTGAACCGGAGCGGTTCAGGATGACCGCCTTGAAGGGGCAGTTCCTGAAGGAGTGGGAGCTGTATGATGAGGCGCTGGCTGCCAATGTCTTTATCAACCTGCCGGTGGCCAAGCACCACGGCCTGTCCAGGCTGACCCTGGGGCTGAAAAACATCATGGGGGTGATGGGGGGCAACCGCGGCTTTACCCATCGCAACCTTGCGGTGGCCCTGGCCGATGTGAACAGTCACCTGCGCAGCCACCTGACCATCATTGATGCCACCAGAATCCTGACGGCCCACGGCCCCCAAGGGGGGAACCTTGCCGATGTCAAGGTGCTGAACAAGGTGATCGCCTCAGCCGATATCGTGGCCGCCGACGCCTATGCCACCACCCTGTTCGGTCTGAAACCGGCTGATATTGCGGTGACGGTTGCGGCCCATAAACGCGGTCTGGGCCAGATGAATCTGGACCGGATCAAGGTGGTTAAGGCCTGA
- a CDS encoding B12-binding domain-containing radical SAM protein, giving the protein MLLIFPPIAKACEPPAGIARLAGALQANNIPCRLWDANLEGQLWLLEQQPEADDTWTGRAWRSRQNHLAALRDRRTYANPGRYATAVNDLNHLLLMAAKPLQAEVGLADYRQSDLTPVRSTDLLQVAARPELNPFFPFFQQRLPQLLDGMTTVGISLNFLSQALCSFSLIGLIRQQYPQIRIVVGGGLVTSWLSRPDWQNPFGDLIDHLIAGPGEGPLLALMGHNTSYCNSLPDYQQLPLQQYLSPGLILPYSTASGCWWNRCSFCPERAEGSRFLPLPIPQVLAELQQLVQQYQPTVLHLLDNALSPALLQGLIKQPSGAPWYGFVRFERQLTDPQFCYALKQSGCVMLKLGIESGDQAVLDRLHKGIELEMAGLILENLRAAGIAVYGYLLFGTPAEDEAAARRTLAFVQQHHAAITFLNLAVFNMPLFGDEVADYETELFYEGDLSLYTGFKHPKGWGRGEVRRFLRQEFSRPPEIAAIIRRDPPQFTSNHAALFVP; this is encoded by the coding sequence GTGCTACTGATCTTTCCCCCCATTGCCAAGGCCTGCGAACCGCCGGCCGGGATCGCCCGGCTGGCGGGTGCACTGCAGGCCAACAACATCCCCTGCAGGCTGTGGGATGCCAATCTGGAAGGTCAACTCTGGTTGCTGGAGCAGCAGCCAGAGGCAGATGATACCTGGACCGGGCGGGCCTGGCGCAGCCGCCAGAACCACCTGGCAGCCCTGCGGGACCGCCGGACCTATGCCAACCCCGGCCGTTATGCCACGGCGGTCAATGATCTGAACCACCTGCTGCTGATGGCGGCCAAGCCGCTGCAGGCAGAGGTCGGGCTGGCTGATTATCGCCAGAGCGATCTGACGCCGGTGCGCAGCACGGATCTGCTGCAGGTCGCTGCCAGGCCTGAGCTGAACCCGTTCTTTCCCTTCTTTCAACAACGCCTGCCACAGCTGCTGGATGGCATGACCACCGTCGGTATCTCACTCAACTTTCTTAGTCAGGCCCTCTGCAGCTTCAGCCTGATCGGTCTGATCCGGCAGCAGTATCCGCAGATCAGGATCGTGGTTGGCGGCGGGCTGGTAACCTCCTGGCTGTCGCGGCCGGATTGGCAGAACCCGTTTGGCGACCTGATCGATCACCTGATTGCCGGGCCTGGGGAAGGGCCGCTGCTGGCTCTGATGGGACATAATACGTCGTATTGCAACAGCCTGCCTGACTATCAGCAATTACCGTTGCAACAGTACCTGAGCCCCGGCCTGATCCTGCCCTACAGCACCGCCTCCGGTTGTTGGTGGAACCGTTGTTCCTTCTGCCCGGAGCGGGCCGAGGGAAGCCGTTTCCTGCCGCTGCCGATTCCGCAGGTGCTGGCTGAACTGCAGCAGCTGGTGCAACAGTATCAGCCAACAGTGCTGCACCTGCTGGATAATGCCCTGAGTCCGGCCCTGCTGCAGGGGCTGATCAAGCAGCCGTCAGGAGCACCTTGGTACGGCTTTGTCAGGTTTGAACGGCAGTTGACTGATCCGCAATTCTGTTATGCCTTGAAACAATCGGGCTGCGTGATGCTGAAGCTGGGGATTGAGTCCGGTGATCAGGCGGTGCTGGACCGTCTGCACAAGGGGATTGAGCTGGAGATGGCCGGACTGATTCTGGAGAACCTGCGGGCAGCTGGGATTGCGGTCTATGGCTATCTGCTGTTCGGTACCCCGGCTGAGGATGAAGCTGCCGCCCGGCGCACCCTGGCCTTTGTGCAGCAGCACCATGCCGCGATTACCTTCCTTAATCTGGCTGTTTTTAACATGCCGCTGTTTGGTGATGAGGTGGCTGACTACGAGACAGAGCTGTTTTACGAAGGTGATTTATCGCTCTACACAGGTTTTAAACATCCCAAAGGTTGGGGCAGGGGAGAGGTGCGGCGTTTCCTGCGCCAGGAGTTCAGCCGTCCCCCTGAAATCGCGGCGATCATCCGGCGTGACCCACCGCAGTTTACCTCAAACCATGCCGCCTTGTTTGTACCTTGA
- a CDS encoding AAA family ATPase: protein MLTKFGARNFCSFKEWIVISFELDKNCPEHISNGKPISNVMCVKGANGSGKTNALKILTFLSDFCKNSFSYKPESQINLQTYFNNDDPAEFFVDFIFSGIEYRYELKASKNEVVSEKLHRKQNRMTKVLDRNREKLSCIKEFDDVKIVKLRSNASIISTANQYEISVISPVYSFFNYMLSNVNFLGLRDSDSMQSVDLISEYYHNHDDIFDFVKSYISKFDKDIKSIKIASHKNDKNEDVYFPIFEFEVSGELKYLTYYNQSSGTKSLYRQLAEYKLVLMTGGILILDEFDVFLHPHILPELLRCFMDDSINTNGAQIIFTTHNSEILDLMSKYRTILINKEENESYGYRLDEIPGDILRNDRSLLPVYKSGKIGGVPRL, encoded by the coding sequence ATGCTAACTAAATTTGGGGCGAGAAATTTCTGTTCATTCAAAGAGTGGATTGTAATTTCATTTGAGCTGGACAAAAACTGTCCTGAACACATATCGAATGGGAAACCAATATCAAATGTTATGTGTGTAAAGGGGGCAAATGGTTCTGGGAAAACGAATGCTCTTAAGATTCTAACCTTTTTGTCCGATTTTTGTAAAAATTCCTTTTCATACAAACCTGAAAGCCAAATAAATCTACAGACATATTTTAATAATGATGACCCAGCTGAATTTTTTGTTGATTTCATTTTTAGCGGAATTGAGTACCGGTATGAACTAAAGGCATCAAAAAATGAAGTTGTAAGTGAAAAACTTCATCGTAAACAAAACCGTATGACAAAAGTTCTCGACAGAAATCGTGAAAAGTTGTCTTGTATTAAAGAATTTGATGATGTTAAAATTGTTAAACTAAGATCTAATGCTTCTATTATTAGTACTGCTAATCAATACGAAATAAGTGTCATATCACCAGTATATTCTTTCTTCAATTACATGTTATCTAACGTTAATTTTTTAGGACTGCGTGATAGTGATAGTATGCAATCTGTAGACTTAATATCTGAATATTACCACAATCACGATGATATATTTGATTTTGTAAAGTCTTATATATCAAAATTTGATAAGGATATAAAAAGTATCAAGATAGCATCTCACAAAAATGATAAAAACGAGGATGTTTACTTCCCAATATTCGAATTTGAAGTTTCTGGAGAGTTAAAATATTTAACTTATTACAATCAATCGAGTGGCACTAAGTCACTGTATAGGCAGTTGGCTGAATACAAACTGGTACTAATGACAGGAGGCATCCTTATTTTAGATGAATTTGATGTTTTTTTGCATCCACATATATTACCAGAACTTTTGAGATGCTTTATGGACGACTCCATCAACACTAATGGTGCTCAAATTATCTTCACAACGCATAATTCAGAAATTCTCGATTTAATGAGTAAGTATCGTACAATACTTATAAATAAAGAAGAAAATGAAAGTTATGGATACAGGCTTGATGAAATTCCTGGGGATATTCTTAGAAATGACCGTTCTTTATTGCCTGTATATAAATCGGGCAAAATTGGTGGAGTCCCGAGGTTATGA
- a CDS encoding B12-binding domain-containing radical SAM protein produces the protein MNLHLVTLHAMPSAQAVPLAAAFLKAYLDQSPALQGKVAVTTAEFFCGTPLEQLVASIKEQQPDIVGLPVYVWNREECCKLITMLRQQFPDLLLIAGGPEATADPARLLAEAPFDLLVVGEGELTAAELLERCLAGAPLQGLPGAAQLVNDELQVIPRAQIEDLAILPSPYLAGLLDRHIENGMVWQLSRGCPYACEFCYDGMGDRKVRRYPLDRMEQELAYLVERGASQIFALDSTFNTDKKRAKHLLRLIRETAPDVHFHFEVRHELLDKEQAQLFAQLTCSVQIGLQSADPAVAGGVGRTFNRDEFTAKVMLLNDSGATFGFDLIYGLPDDCLDKFREGLNFALSLYPNHLDIFPLAVLPGTKVAHKAAAIGMRHLPGPPYTLLESTTFPLVDMARARQLGSASDIFYSRGKAVAWFNGVARGLKLKPVELLERFADWLQQRMGRMPDEAELDDAEIWQLQRQFLTSLFDERKAQKLLPAALDCVDYHYAYGVALMAVPPIPPDDEALLKLDLLKMRLERASSLTLLPFHYEILDILDSGEPDLAWISKQLKQTGSWVAIYPAHGEVCTESLIRPYYRLLEELDGNRTAGVIAKQLRIPAADALEFLQFAMAEGMVTGE, from the coding sequence ATGAACTTACACCTTGTTACCCTTCATGCCATGCCGTCCGCCCAGGCCGTGCCGCTTGCCGCTGCCTTTCTCAAGGCCTATCTGGACCAGTCGCCTGCCCTGCAGGGGAAGGTTGCCGTCACCACCGCCGAGTTTTTCTGCGGTACTCCTTTAGAGCAACTGGTGGCCTCTATCAAAGAGCAACAGCCTGATATCGTCGGCCTGCCGGTCTATGTCTGGAACCGTGAAGAGTGCTGTAAACTGATTACGATGTTGCGCCAGCAGTTTCCCGATCTGTTGTTGATTGCCGGCGGCCCTGAGGCAACCGCTGACCCGGCCCGCCTGCTGGCCGAGGCCCCCTTTGACCTGCTGGTGGTGGGAGAGGGGGAGCTGACCGCGGCCGAGCTGCTGGAACGTTGTCTGGCCGGAGCGCCACTGCAGGGACTGCCCGGCGCAGCCCAACTGGTGAATGATGAGCTGCAGGTGATTCCCCGTGCGCAGATCGAAGACCTTGCCATACTGCCGTCTCCCTATCTGGCCGGGCTGCTGGACCGGCATATTGAAAACGGCATGGTCTGGCAGCTCTCCCGGGGCTGTCCCTACGCCTGCGAGTTCTGCTATGACGGTATGGGAGATCGCAAGGTGCGACGCTATCCGCTGGATCGGATGGAACAGGAACTGGCCTATCTGGTGGAACGCGGTGCCTCCCAGATCTTTGCCCTGGATTCCACCTTCAACACCGACAAAAAACGGGCCAAGCACCTGCTGCGCCTGATCCGTGAGACTGCGCCGGATGTCCACTTCCACTTTGAGGTGCGCCATGAACTGCTGGACAAGGAACAGGCCCAGCTGTTTGCGCAACTGACCTGCTCAGTCCAGATCGGCCTGCAGAGCGCTGATCCGGCCGTGGCCGGCGGGGTGGGCAGAACATTCAACCGCGACGAATTCACTGCCAAGGTGATGCTGCTGAACGACTCCGGCGCCACCTTTGGCTTTGACCTGATCTACGGCCTGCCGGACGATTGTTTAGACAAATTCCGTGAAGGGCTCAACTTTGCCCTGTCGCTCTACCCCAACCACCTGGATATCTTTCCGCTGGCGGTGCTGCCCGGCACCAAGGTCGCCCACAAGGCAGCCGCTATCGGCATGCGGCATCTGCCAGGTCCCCCCTACACCCTGCTGGAGTCAACAACATTCCCGCTGGTGGATATGGCCAGGGCGCGTCAGCTCGGCTCAGCCAGCGACATCTTCTACTCCCGCGGCAAGGCCGTGGCCTGGTTCAACGGGGTGGCGCGGGGGCTGAAACTCAAGCCGGTGGAGCTGCTGGAGCGGTTTGCCGACTGGTTGCAGCAGCGGATGGGCCGTATGCCGGATGAGGCTGAGCTGGACGATGCTGAAATATGGCAACTACAACGGCAATTCCTGACCAGTCTGTTTGATGAGCGTAAGGCCCAGAAACTGCTGCCTGCTGCCCTGGATTGTGTGGATTACCACTATGCCTACGGCGTGGCGTTGATGGCGGTGCCGCCGATCCCGCCGGATGACGAGGCTCTGCTCAAGCTGGACCTGCTGAAGATGCGGCTTGAGCGGGCATCATCCCTGACCCTGCTGCCGTTTCACTATGAAATACTGGATATTCTGGACTCCGGCGAGCCTGACCTGGCCTGGATCAGCAAACAGCTGAAACAGACCGGCTCCTGGGTCGCCATCTACCCGGCCCACGGCGAGGTCTGTACTGAATCGCTGATCAGGCCCTACTACCGCCTGCTTGAAGAGTTGGATGGCAACCGGACCGCCGGTGTTATTGCCAAGCAGTTGCGGATTCCTGCTGCTGACGCCCTGGAGTTTCTGCAGTTTGCCATGGCCGAGGGGATGGTGACGGGGGAGTAA
- a CDS encoding PilZ domain-containing protein: MPLLDHPIIVISVSDDTRAALAASLHAFDVEIVTCATFLEAEDLALKSLYCGILVDLPSIVKAKGEEKIVACSLTGFFPTLRVRVMGTMLIPMTMPGAAKQENSLNDFINRACYNFTARQLRAHHRHVIGISVATRFAESETRAFTLDISWGGAFIVDFNPERFSIGDELTVFFQEPGCEITATVCWKQSWGLRHAPGIGVHFREITPCLSEFLLRLLKHAKDHDRDRLVA; the protein is encoded by the coding sequence ATGCCCCTGCTTGACCATCCCATCATCGTGATCTCTGTCAGCGATGACACCCGCGCGGCACTGGCTGCAAGTCTGCACGCCTTTGACGTTGAGATTGTTACCTGCGCCACCTTTCTGGAGGCCGAAGATCTGGCCCTGAAAAGTCTGTACTGCGGAATTCTGGTGGATCTCCCCTCCATCGTCAAGGCCAAGGGAGAGGAAAAGATCGTCGCCTGTTCCCTGACCGGCTTTTTCCCGACCCTGCGGGTACGGGTGATGGGTACCATGCTGATCCCGATGACCATGCCCGGCGCCGCAAAGCAGGAAAACAGCCTCAATGATTTCATCAACCGCGCCTGCTACAACTTTACCGCCCGTCAGCTCCGCGCCCACCACCGCCATGTCATCGGCATCTCAGTCGCCACACGCTTTGCAGAATCGGAAACCCGGGCCTTTACCCTGGATATCTCCTGGGGCGGCGCCTTCATTGTTGATTTCAACCCGGAACGTTTCTCCATCGGGGATGAACTGACCGTCTTTTTTCAGGAGCCCGGCTGCGAGATCACGGCAACGGTCTGCTGGAAGCAGTCCTGGGGCCTGCGTCACGCACCCGGCATCGGGGTCCATTTCCGCGAGATAACGCCATGCCTGAGCGAATTCCTGCTGCGGCTGCTGAAGCACGCCAAAGACCACGACCGTGACCGGCTGGTAGCCTGA
- a CDS encoding YhdH/YhfP family quinone oxidoreductase — protein MEPVSFKAFIVEEAAPKQFSRRIGERTVADLPPGEVIIKVAYSSLNYKDALSATGNPGVTRKFPHTPGIDAAGTVSDCSDNSFSPGQQVLVTGYDLGMNTSGGFGQYIRVPSAWVVPLPDGLTLRESMILGTAGFTAALSVLKLVNNGVTPEQGDILVTGASGGVGSIAVALLARAGYRVVAATGKPATETVLKKLGAAESIHRDELLKGAERPLMKERWAGAVDVAGGATLAAVLKATRYGGTVTCCGLVDSAELPTNVFPFILRGVSLLGIDSVQCPMAPRREVWHRLANEWKLDNLADAVHEISLDGLEAAIMTMLEGRAHGRTLVRL, from the coding sequence ATGGAACCTGTATCGTTTAAGGCGTTCATTGTTGAAGAAGCCGCTCCGAAGCAGTTCAGCCGCCGGATTGGCGAGCGGACAGTTGCCGATCTCCCGCCGGGTGAGGTCATCATCAAGGTGGCCTATTCATCCCTCAACTACAAGGATGCGCTCTCGGCCACCGGCAATCCCGGCGTTACCAGAAAGTTTCCCCACACCCCCGGCATCGATGCTGCCGGCACGGTGAGTGACTGCAGCGACAACAGCTTCTCCCCCGGGCAGCAGGTGCTGGTTACCGGCTACGACCTGGGGATGAACACCAGCGGCGGTTTCGGCCAGTATATTCGTGTACCGTCGGCCTGGGTGGTGCCGCTGCCGGATGGCCTTACCCTGCGTGAGAGCATGATCCTGGGCACCGCCGGCTTTACGGCAGCGCTGTCAGTGCTGAAGCTGGTCAACAACGGCGTTACTCCGGAGCAGGGTGACATTCTGGTGACCGGGGCCAGTGGCGGCGTTGGCAGTATTGCCGTGGCGCTTTTGGCCAGGGCAGGATACCGGGTCGTGGCTGCCACCGGTAAACCGGCTACGGAAACAGTGTTGAAAAAGCTGGGGGCGGCTGAAAGTATCCATCGGGATGAGCTGCTGAAAGGGGCTGAACGTCCACTGATGAAGGAACGTTGGGCCGGCGCAGTGGATGTGGCGGGGGGAGCAACCCTGGCTGCGGTGCTCAAGGCTACCCGTTACGGCGGTACCGTAACCTGTTGCGGCCTCGTTGATTCAGCAGAGCTGCCGACAAACGTTTTTCCATTCATACTCAGGGGAGTCAGTCTGCTTGGCATAGACTCAGTGCAGTGCCCAATGGCGCCACGTCGCGAAGTCTGGCATCGCCTGGCCAACGAGTGGAAGCTGGACAACCTTGCAGATGCGGTACATGAAATCAGTCTGGATGGATTGGAGGCAGCTATCATGACCATGCTGGAAGGCAGGGCACACGGACGCACCCTTGTCAGACTGTAA
- a CDS encoding PaaI family thioesterase: MTVAPLPAEQPAVAPTLPVDLSGEADWTSFDAPSLVGDSLRFVSGEPDGNRFRVRYYRDPEQHLHARIWFGPGTEGPPGHAHGGAIAAIMDEALGLAAWAEGYPIVVGNLNVSFRAMLPLQRVITLESKVVSVEGRKVMVHGRLFCDEETVYAEGQCLCITIPGRQ, encoded by the coding sequence ATGACCGTGGCACCATTACCTGCTGAACAACCTGCTGTTGCGCCAACCTTACCGGTGGATCTGAGCGGTGAGGCTGACTGGACCTCTTTTGATGCACCTTCACTCGTGGGCGACTCGCTCCGCTTTGTCTCCGGTGAACCGGACGGCAACCGTTTTCGAGTCCGTTACTACCGTGACCCTGAACAACACCTGCATGCACGCATCTGGTTCGGACCGGGGACCGAAGGCCCCCCTGGGCATGCCCACGGCGGCGCCATTGCCGCCATAATGGACGAAGCCCTTGGGTTGGCCGCCTGGGCAGAAGGCTACCCGATTGTCGTCGGCAACCTGAATGTCAGTTTCCGCGCCATGCTGCCCCTGCAAAGGGTGATCACCCTTGAAAGCAAGGTGGTCTCTGTCGAAGGGCGCAAAGTCATGGTACATGGCCGCCTCTTCTGCGATGAGGAAACAGTTTACGCAGAGGGACAATGCCTCTGCATCACCATTCCCGGACGACAGTAG
- a CDS encoding YchJ family protein: MTTCPCGSTKPYSDCCEPIIKGSRPAETAEQLMRARYSAYTRTEMDFVFNSTDPANREGYDHDGTRAWAENSEWLGLQITGTSKGEKDDATGEVEFIARFKENGILREHHENALFTRKEGIWYFSDGVMVKPKPITVTKVGRNDPCPCGSGQKYKKCCGK; encoded by the coding sequence ATGACCACCTGTCCCTGCGGCAGCACCAAACCCTATAGCGATTGTTGTGAACCGATCATCAAAGGCAGCCGGCCGGCAGAAACCGCCGAACAGCTGATGCGGGCCCGTTACAGCGCCTATACCCGGACTGAAATGGATTTTGTCTTCAACAGCACCGATCCGGCAAACCGTGAGGGCTACGACCATGACGGCACCAGGGCCTGGGCTGAAAACTCGGAATGGCTGGGACTGCAGATTACCGGTACCAGCAAGGGTGAAAAGGATGACGCGACCGGCGAGGTTGAATTCATTGCCCGTTTCAAAGAAAACGGCATCCTGCGGGAACACCATGAAAATGCGCTCTTCACACGCAAAGAGGGCATCTGGTACTTCAGCGATGGCGTCATGGTCAAACCGAAGCCGATCACCGTCACCAAAGTGGGCCGTAATGACCCCTGCCCGTGCGGCAGTGGCCAGAAGTACAAAAAGTGCTGTGGCAAATGA